The Thermobifida halotolerans sequence GACCAACCGTGACACGCATGAAGGAGAGCCATCGTGGCCGCACCCATCGCCGTCGCGATCGACGCACCGGAAATCGAGACCGCCGCCCGCTGGGCGTCCGCGGTCGCCCCCCACGTCAGCACGCTCAAGGTGGGGCTGGAACTGTACCTGCGCTACGGCCCCGAGATCGTCGCGACCATCCGGGGCGCCAACAAGGTGGAGCTCTTCCTCGACCTGAAACTGCACGACATCCCCGCGACGGTCGCGGGCGCCGCCCGTGCCGTGGCGCGTCTCAGGCCGCGCTTTCTGACCGTGCACGCCACGGGCGGGTCCGACATGATCCGCGCGGCGGTGGAGGCGGCGCCCGACACGCGGATCGCGGCCGTGACGGTTCTGACGTCGCTCGACGAGGCGGCTCTGGAGGCCGTGGGCGTGCGCGGTCCCGCCTCGGACGCCGTGCGCCGTCTCGCGGTGCTCGCCGTCGACGCGGGAGCGCGGGCGCTGGTGTGCTCCCCCCAGGAGGTGGCCTCGCTGCGGGCGGAGGTCGGGCCGGACATCACGTTGATCACACCGGGGGTGCGTCCGGCGGGCGCGGAGCGGGGCGACCAGGCTCGGGTGGCCACCCCGGAGGAGGCACTGGCCGCGGGGGCGGATCTGCTGGTGATCGGCCGTCCCATCACCCGTGCCCCCGACCCGGGGGCCGCTGCCGCGGCGATCGGGGCCGCGCTCCGGCGGGCCCGGGCCACGGCTTCCTGACCGGCGGAAGTCTGTTACGGTCATCAGTCAATTGCGGATTTCTTCGTCCGGAATCCGGAGATCCGGCGGGAATGTGGCCAAGCTCACGTCAGCGCCCTCGGTGGGAGTCGCTGTCCTGTCCGGATTGTCAAGCAGGGCGGAAATCCGAAAATCAGCAACTGTGAGTAGCTTCCCGTGCGCTGTGCGTAGTTCCTTGAAGGAAATAGCGCGTGAAAAGCGACTTTGCGTTGCCGAAGAGGGGCGGAACCTACTAACTTGCGCAGGCGTCCGCCCTCTGAAAACTAGAGAAAACCGAGGTGACCCGGCGTGGCCCTTCCTCCCCTCACTCCTGAACAGCGCGCCGCGGCTCTTGAGAAGGCCGCGAAGGCCAGAAAAGAGCGCGCGGAGGTCAAGCACCGCCTCAAGCACGGCGGCATCTCGCTGACCGAGGTCCTCAAGCTCGGCCAGACCGACGAGGTCATCGGCAAGATGAAGGTCTCCGCCCTGCTTGAGTCGCTTCCCGGCGTCGGCAAGGTCCGGGCCAAGCAGATCATGGAGCGGCTCAACATCGCCGAGTCGCGGCGTGTCCGCGGCTTGGGCGCCAACCAGCGCGCCGCGCTGGAGAGCGAGTTCGGCGGCCAGTAGTTCAGGTGAGTCGGGCGCGCCACAGAGCGCGCCTCAGCCTTTGGCGGACTGGCCCGTCGACGCCCCGGGCGTCGACGGGCCAGTCCCCGTTGAGCTGGTATAAAAAGATCCATCCGCGCCACCGGGTCGTGGTCGCGGACCACCGTCCAGCCCGCCCAGAGCGGGAGCCGGGAGTCTGAGAACCAGTGCCTGTTGAGTCCGGTATCGGCCAGCCGAAACGCCTCACGGTCCTGTCCGGACCCTCCGGGGTGGGCAAGAGCACCGTCGTCAAGGAGTTGCGCCGCCGCCATCCCGAGGTGTGGCTGTCGGTGTCGGTCACCACGCGATCCCCGCGCCCCGGAGAGACCGACGGAGTCGAGTACCACTTCGTCGACGACGCCGAGTTCGACCGCCTCATCGCGGAGAAGCAGCTGCTGGAGTGGGCCGAGTTCGCGGGGAACCGCTACGG is a genomic window containing:
- the pyrF gene encoding orotidine-5'-phosphate decarboxylase, producing the protein MAAPIAVAIDAPEIETAARWASAVAPHVSTLKVGLELYLRYGPEIVATIRGANKVELFLDLKLHDIPATVAGAARAVARLRPRFLTVHATGGSDMIRAAVEAAPDTRIAAVTVLTSLDEAALEAVGVRGPASDAVRRLAVLAVDAGARALVCSPQEVASLRAEVGPDITLITPGVRPAGAERGDQARVATPEEALAAGADLLVIGRPITRAPDPGAAAAAIGAALRRARATAS
- the mihF gene encoding integration host factor, actinobacterial type is translated as MALPPLTPEQRAAALEKAAKARKERAEVKHRLKHGGISLTEVLKLGQTDEVIGKMKVSALLESLPGVGKVRAKQIMERLNIAESRRVRGLGANQRAALESEFGGQ